One part of the Nitrosophilus kaiyonis genome encodes these proteins:
- a CDS encoding tetratricopeptide repeat protein, which yields MKYLLTIFIIGLVFLFGGDFEKGFSLYKKNRLLDAEKVWLKCAEKEKKDDLRCSYSLAVLYDEILSNKERSFFDNEKENRYKVFNYSLPELFEKATKYYKKVANAGYPIAYAPLGLLYYKGAYLLNVNVVQPDYKEAKKWLVKASNSKDKKFVLYADNILGLMYFNGDGVLQDYKKAEVYFKKAIKNKITVAKCNLGNLYIKEGKIKLAKRYLREGYQDGEEYCAEIWNKNGLGR from the coding sequence ATGAAATATTTATTAACTATATTTATAATTGGTTTAGTTTTTTTGTTTGGTGGAGATTTTGAAAAAGGTTTTTCATTATATAAAAAAAATAGACTTTTAGATGCTGAAAAAGTTTGGTTGAAATGTGCAGAAAAAGAGAAAAAAGATGATTTAAGATGTAGCTACTCTTTGGCTGTTTTATATGATGAAATATTGAGCAATAAAGAGAGAAGTTTTTTTGATAATGAAAAAGAAAATAGATATAAAGTATTTAATTATTCTTTACCCGAACTTTTTGAAAAAGCTACAAAATATTATAAAAAAGTTGCCAATGCAGGATATCCTATAGCATATGCACCATTAGGACTTTTATATTATAAAGGGGCTTATCTTTTGAATGTAAATGTTGTACAACCAGATTATAAAGAAGCAAAAAAATGGCTTGTTAAAGCATCTAATTCTAAAGATAAGAAATTTGTACTCTATGCTGATAATATATTAGGTTTAATGTATTTTAATGGTGATGGAGTATTGCAAGATTATAAAAAAGCAGAAGTATATTTTAAAAAAGCTATAAAAAACAAAATAACTGTTGCAAAATGTAATTTAGGGAATTTATATATAAAAGAGGGGAAAATAAAACTTGCAAAAAGATATTTAAGAGAGGGTTATCAAGATGGTGAAGAGTATTGTGCTGAGATTTGGAATAAAAATGGACTTGGAAGATAA
- a CDS encoding sensor histidine kinase, with protein MRNKREYINFILIFIAVISVLLIIEYILLKLIGFNEKNFFLVSLIIILISIFLGLFLSKFSISVLIETNKMLDNLLKETLHELNIPVATILANIKLLKRKETDEKSQKRLDRIEKAAGQLLELYKDMDYYIKKEIQKVNYEVFNLKELIEERILLIEDIKNDIKIYKDLEDIYVKSDKSGFVKVIDNLLSNAIKYNKPNGYIKIVLKNQKLIIEDSGKGMDESELVKIFERYYRADDSQIGHGIGLNIVKSFCDEEKISISIESKKDIGTKIILNLKSILT; from the coding sequence TTGAGAAATAAAAGAGAGTATATTAATTTTATTCTTATTTTTATTGCTGTTATATCGGTTTTGCTTATTATTGAATATATACTTTTAAAACTTATCGGTTTTAATGAAAAAAATTTCTTTTTAGTATCTTTGATAATTATTTTAATCTCAATTTTTCTTGGTCTTTTTTTATCAAAATTTTCAATTTCAGTTCTTATTGAAACAAATAAAATGTTAGATAATCTTCTTAAAGAGACACTTCATGAACTAAATATTCCAGTAGCAACGATTTTGGCAAATATAAAGCTTTTAAAGAGAAAAGAGACAGATGAAAAAAGCCAAAAAAGATTAGATAGGATTGAAAAAGCGGCTGGGCAACTTTTAGAGCTTTATAAAGATATGGATTATTATATAAAAAAAGAGATTCAGAAGGTAAATTATGAGGTTTTTAATTTAAAAGAGTTAATAGAAGAGAGAATCTTACTTATAGAAGATATAAAAAATGATATAAAAATATATAAAGATTTAGAAGATATTTATGTAAAAAGTGATAAAAGTGGATTTGTAAAAGTTATAGATAATCTTTTATCTAATGCTATAAAATATAATAAACCAAATGGATATATAAAAATAGTTTTAAAAAATCAAAAATTGATTATTGAAGATAGTGGAAAAGGGATGGATGAGAGTGAGCTTGTTAAGATTTTTGAAAGATACTATAGAGCTGATGATTCTCAAATAGGACATGGAATAGGATTGAATATTGTAAAATCATTTTGTGATGAAGAAAAAATTTCAATATCAATAGAATCAAAAAAAGATATCGGAACAAAAATAATATTAAATTTAAAAAGCATATTAACATAA
- a CDS encoding response regulator transcription factor encodes MSYKVLLLEDDELFSETIKDFLEEEEFKVSVVEDAKKALNRCYKGKYDLYLFDVKVPFMSGFDLLKELRSSGDDTPTIFITSYKEKENLTEGFLSGADDYIKKPVDLDELLFRIKAVLKRSIGEELVDFDGFRFDMKRKILLRDNIEVELNKKESELLALLLKNRKKIVTKEMIYDKLWDNDEIISDGALRVYINNLKKIFGKNSITNIRGVGYRFEK; translated from the coding sequence ATGTCATATAAGGTTTTACTACTTGAAGATGATGAACTTTTTAGTGAAACTATAAAAGATTTTTTAGAAGAAGAAGAGTTTAAGGTAAGTGTTGTAGAAGATGCTAAAAAAGCTTTAAATAGATGTTATAAAGGAAAATATGACTTATATCTTTTTGATGTTAAAGTTCCATTTATGAGTGGATTTGATCTATTAAAAGAGTTAAGAAGTTCTGGAGATGATACACCTACTATTTTTATAACTTCATATAAAGAAAAAGAGAATTTAACAGAGGGTTTTTTAAGCGGTGCTGATGATTATATCAAAAAGCCTGTTGATTTAGATGAATTACTATTTAGAATAAAAGCTGTTTTAAAAAGAAGTATAGGAGAAGAATTAGTTGATTTTGATGGATTTAGATTTGATATGAAAAGAAAAATTTTATTAAGAGATAACATAGAAGTAGAGTTAAATAAAAAAGAGTCTGAGCTTTTGGCTTTGCTATTAAAAAATAGAAAAAAAATTGTAACAAAAGAGATGATTTATGATAAGCTTTGGGATAATGATGAGATAATAAGTGATGGTGCTTTGAGAGTTTATATAAACAATTTAAAAAAGATTTTTGGAAAAAATAGTATCACAAATATAAGAGGCGTTGGATATAGATTTGAGAAATAA
- the exbB gene encoding TonB-system energizer ExbB, which translates to MNSLKIIVDYGIIGVLLLMSFVAIWLSIERLFFYRSIDIKKYKDKNELEVDLTNNLSLIATIASNAPYIGLLGTVLGIMLTFYTMGQSGIVHTKEIMIGLALALKATAMGLVVAIPASIFYNLLVRKVEVIIAKWESLHEN; encoded by the coding sequence ATGAATAGTTTAAAAATTATTGTTGATTATGGAATTATAGGAGTGTTACTACTTATGAGTTTTGTTGCAATATGGCTATCGATAGAGAGGCTGTTTTTTTATAGAAGTATAGATATAAAAAAATATAAAGATAAAAATGAGTTAGAAGTGGATTTGACAAACAATCTATCTTTAATAGCAACAATTGCTTCTAATGCTCCATATATTGGACTTCTTGGAACTGTTCTTGGAATAATGCTTACATTTTATACTATGGGTCAAAGTGGTATTGTTCATACTAAAGAGATAATGATTGGACTTGCTCTTGCTCTTAAAGCAACTGCTATGGGGCTTGTTGTGGCAATCCCAGCATCGATTTTTTATAACCTTTTAGTTAGAAAAGTTGAAGTAATAATAGCAAAATGGGAAAGTTTACATGAAAATTAA
- the groES gene encoding co-chaperone GroES — protein MNFQPLGNRVLVERVEEPAKTPSGIIIPDNAKEKPLEGKVLAVGPEVEEEGQIKVGDTVVFAKYSGTEINLDGKEYLILQTDDILGILK, from the coding sequence ATGAATTTTCAACCACTTGGTAACAGAGTATTAGTTGAAAGAGTTGAAGAGCCAGCAAAAACACCTTCAGGAATCATTATCCCAGATAATGCTAAAGAAAAGCCACTTGAAGGAAAAGTTTTAGCAGTTGGACCAGAAGTTGAAGAAGAGGGACAAATAAAAGTTGGTGATACTGTAGTATTTGCAAAATATAGCGGAACTGAAATAAATTTAGATGGAAAAGAGTATCTAATTTTACAAACAGATGATATTTTAGGAATTTTAAAATAA
- a CDS encoding ABC transporter permease, producing the protein MNLKMLDFAINSLKRRFWKNLSIFIIFTLLITLLFSIFLISGSIKKELQLTYESLPDIIVQRIVAGRMTNMDIDRIYEIEDIAGVKEANPRVWGYYYFQRAGVNFSIVGIDFDLKGYKKSLNKVIEKYSNLEDKKIMIVGKGVKRVLKENYYKNSFNFIKPDGDMLNIKIAGEFRADSEIESSDTILLPINLAREIFGMDEDKITDIVVNVPNPLEVQTVAQKIRNLYPDTRVITKEDIKASYQNIFDYKRGFFLTLLITSIFAFFILVFEKASSVTKEQIKEIGILKALGWEINDVLRLKFFESILISLLSFLFALLLSYFWVYFLDAAIIKNIFMGYSILKPDFNLIPIFDISLFMTIFFATVPVYIAATIIPSWRAAVIDPEEAIR; encoded by the coding sequence TTGAACCTTAAAATGCTTGATTTTGCGATTAATTCACTGAAAAGAAGATTTTGGAAAAATCTATCTATTTTTATAATTTTTACACTTCTTATTACACTGCTATTTAGTATTTTTTTAATATCTGGGTCTATAAAAAAGGAACTTCAATTAACTTATGAGTCTTTACCAGATATTATTGTTCAAAGAATTGTTGCTGGAAGAATGACCAATATGGATATTGATAGAATATATGAGATTGAAGATATTGCTGGAGTAAAAGAGGCTAATCCAAGAGTTTGGGGATATTACTATTTTCAAAGGGCTGGAGTTAATTTTAGCATTGTAGGAATTGACTTTGATTTAAAAGGTTATAAAAAAAGTTTAAATAAAGTTATCGAAAAATATAGCAACTTAGAAGATAAAAAAATTATGATTGTTGGCAAAGGTGTCAAAAGAGTTTTAAAAGAAAACTATTATAAAAACTCTTTTAATTTTATAAAACCAGATGGAGATATGTTAAATATTAAAATAGCTGGCGAATTTAGGGCAGATAGTGAGATTGAAAGTAGCGATACAATACTTCTTCCTATAAATTTAGCAAGGGAGATTTTTGGGATGGATGAAGATAAAATTACTGATATTGTGGTAAATGTTCCAAATCCTTTGGAGGTTCAAACTGTAGCTCAAAAGATAAGGAATCTATACCCTGATACAAGAGTAATAACAAAAGAGGATATAAAAGCTTCATATCAAAATATTTTTGATTATAAAAGAGGTTTTTTCTTGACTTTGTTAATCACTTCAATTTTTGCTTTTTTTATTTTGGTTTTTGAAAAAGCTAGTTCTGTTACAAAAGAGCAGATAAAAGAGATTGGTATATTAAAAGCTCTTGGGTGGGAGATTAATGATGTATTGAGATTAAAATTTTTTGAATCGATACTAATCTCTTTATTATCATTTTTATTTGCGCTTCTTTTGAGCTATTTTTGGGTTTATTTTTTAGATGCAGCTATTATAAAAAATATATTTATGGGATATTCTATATTAAAACCAGATTTCAATCTTATCCCAATATTTGATATCTCACTTTTTATGACAATATTTTTTGCTACAGTTCCAGTTTATATAGCTGCAACAATAATTCCAAGTTGGAGAGCTGCAGTAATAGATCCAGAAGAAGCGATAAGATAG
- a CDS encoding response regulator: MDGKILIVEDESLVAMEIESALKKSNFDTCAVVDSGEEALDIVSKCQPDLILMDIYLDGQINGIEACKKIKDKHNIPVIFLTAYSDKKTMKEALDCMPDGYLIKPFRRAELYASIQMILQKKRNENIKIPICSKSFYDREKHLIINEKEEIKLTKKETQFLELLLKNRGKIVTFETIEFELWPNKSVSETTRRTLIHRLRNKISKDCFKTIIGVGCILE, from the coding sequence ATGGACGGCAAAATATTAATAGTTGAAGATGAAAGTCTTGTTGCAATGGAGATAGAGAGTGCATTAAAAAAGTCAAATTTTGATACATGCGCAGTGGTTGATAGTGGAGAAGAAGCACTTGATATTGTTTCAAAATGTCAACCTGATTTAATTTTAATGGATATATATCTTGATGGTCAAATAAATGGAATAGAAGCTTGTAAAAAGATAAAAGATAAACATAATATACCCGTTATTTTTCTAACAGCATATTCAGATAAAAAAACTATGAAAGAGGCTCTTGATTGTATGCCAGACGGCTATCTAATAAAACCTTTTAGAAGAGCTGAATTATATGCATCTATTCAGATGATACTCCAAAAAAAGAGAAATGAAAATATAAAAATTCCAATTTGTTCAAAATCATTTTATGATAGAGAAAAGCATTTAATAATAAATGAAAAAGAGGAGATAAAGCTTACAAAAAAAGAGACTCAATTTCTTGAATTGCTTCTTAAAAATAGAGGGAAAATAGTCACATTTGAAACAATTGAATTTGAACTTTGGCCTAATAAATCTGTCTCCGAAACTACCAGAAGAACTCTTATCCATCGCTTGAGAAATAAAATCTCAAAAGATTGCTTCAAAACAATAATCGGTGTTGGATGTATTTTAGAATAA
- the exbD gene encoding TonB system transport protein ExbD produces MKIKKFDSINVIPFIDIMLVLLVIVLTTATFIAKGSIPLDLPKGESSKSLPIKKIEISITKDGKIFYNNKEVSLEKLKNLLKNVNKKDNILIRTDKNSKFEYFVSVIDILKAKGIDNISIVTVK; encoded by the coding sequence ATGAAAATTAAAAAATTTGACTCAATTAATGTAATTCCTTTCATCGATATTATGCTTGTTCTTTTAGTTATTGTGTTAACAACTGCAACATTTATAGCTAAAGGTTCGATTCCTCTTGACCTTCCTAAAGGTGAAAGCTCAAAAAGTTTACCAATAAAAAAAATTGAAATCTCTATAACTAAAGATGGAAAAATTTTTTATAACAACAAAGAGGTTAGTTTAGAAAAGTTAAAAAATCTTTTAAAGAATGTTAATAAAAAAGATAACATTTTAATTAGAACAGATAAAAACTCAAAATTTGAATATTTTGTGAGTGTAATTGATATATTAAAAGCTAAAGGGATTGATAATATTTCTATTGTAACGGTTAAATAA
- the pyrC gene encoding dihydroorotase: MEIRLYSPLDMHLHLRDGEMLKTVAPLSAKSFSGVLIMPNLVPPVTSKEDVISYKKRILSAIGDEKFTPYMTLFFKSDYSYEFLNDIKDEILAIKLYPAGITTNSQDGVTNFSIDSLAPTLEAMSELNIPLCVHGETNGFVMDREAEFIPIYESIAKRFPKLKIIMEHITTKEAVQALDRYENLYATITLHHLYITLDDVAGDLLKPHLFCKPIAKRPEDRMALRQVAFNAHPKVMFGSDSAPHPKDKKEAPGCAAGVFTAPIALQALAELFYEAGVIENLEKFVSFNAKNIYNIDPPLKEVILEDSGFDVPLKYSNVVPMFAGERLSWRIKDVI; this comes from the coding sequence ATGGAAATTCGTCTATATTCTCCCCTTGATATGCATCTTCATTTAAGAGATGGTGAAATGTTAAAAACTGTAGCCCCACTAAGTGCAAAAAGTTTTAGTGGAGTATTAATTATGCCAAATTTGGTTCCTCCTGTAACTTCTAAAGAGGATGTGATATCTTATAAAAAGAGGATTTTAAGCGCTATTGGAGATGAAAAATTTACTCCTTATATGACTCTGTTTTTTAAAAGCGATTATAGTTATGAGTTTTTAAATGATATAAAAGATGAAATTTTAGCAATAAAATTATATCCAGCAGGAATTACAACAAATTCTCAAGATGGAGTTACAAATTTTAGTATAGACTCTTTAGCCCCAACACTTGAGGCTATGAGCGAATTAAACATACCTTTATGTGTACATGGTGAAACAAATGGTTTTGTGATGGATAGAGAGGCTGAATTTATACCTATTTATGAGAGCATTGCAAAAAGATTTCCAAAATTAAAAATTATTATGGAGCATATTACAACAAAAGAGGCAGTTCAAGCTCTTGATAGATATGAAAATCTTTATGCAACAATAACTTTGCACCATCTATATATTACTCTTGATGATGTTGCAGGTGATCTTCTTAAACCTCATCTTTTTTGTAAGCCAATTGCAAAAAGGCCAGAAGATAGAATGGCTTTAAGACAAGTTGCTTTTAATGCCCATCCAAAAGTAATGTTTGGAAGTGATAGTGCACCTCATCCAAAAGATAAAAAAGAAGCACCAGGTTGTGCTGCAGGTGTATTTACTGCTCCAATTGCCCTTCAAGCTTTAGCTGAGCTTTTTTATGAAGCAGGAGTAATAGAGAATTTAGAAAAATTTGTTAGTTTTAATGCAAAAAATATATATAATATTGATCCTCCTTTAAAAGAGGTGATTTTAGAAGATAGTGGGTTTGATGTACCATTGAAATACAGTAATGTTGTTCCAATGTTTGCTGGTGAGAGACTTTCTTGGAGAATTAAAGATGTCATATAA
- a CDS encoding ABC transporter ATP-binding protein: MIAIKNVTKIYNYQTNKEVVALKDINLNIKRSEFVILMGPSGSGKSTLLSIIAALTKPTFGTVFVKDENISKLPDRYAALFRREHIGFIFQKFNLIEDLNVFDNVILPMIPSNIDSKELEKKAIKVMKDFSIYHKKDTIIRKLSGGEQQRCAIARAMINSPEIILADEPTANLDAKLTKDFINMMEKLKDEGKTVVIATHDPRFEKLSFIDKIIQISEGKIDSIFELEQSKNKGS, translated from the coding sequence ATTATTGCAATAAAAAATGTGACAAAAATTTATAACTATCAGACAAACAAAGAGGTAGTTGCTCTAAAAGATATAAATCTTAATATTAAAAGAAGTGAGTTTGTTATTTTAATGGGACCAAGTGGAAGTGGAAAAAGTACTCTTTTATCAATAATAGCAGCTTTAACAAAACCTACTTTTGGAACTGTTTTTGTAAAAGATGAAAATATTTCAAAACTTCCAGATAGATATGCAGCACTTTTTAGAAGAGAACATATTGGATTTATTTTTCAAAAATTCAATCTTATAGAAGATTTAAATGTTTTTGATAATGTTATTTTACCTATGATTCCTTCAAATATTGATTCAAAAGAGCTAGAAAAAAAAGCTATAAAAGTTATGAAAGATTTTTCAATTTATCATAAAAAAGATACTATTATTAGAAAATTATCAGGTGGCGAGCAGCAAAGATGTGCAATAGCAAGAGCAATGATAAACTCTCCTGAAATAATTTTAGCAGATGAGCCAACAGCCAATCTTGATGCAAAATTGACAAAAGATTTTATAAATATGATGGAAAAGTTAAAAGATGAGGGAAAAACAGTTGTTATTGCAACTCATGATCCAAGATTTGAAAAACTCTCATTTATAGATAAGATTATTCAAATTTCTGAAGGAAAAATAGATTCGATTTTCGAACTCGAACAAAGCAAGAATAAAGGTAGTTGA
- a CDS encoding energy transducer TonB, translated as MKKSFFISLIIHTILFSSFIFLTNNLTPKEKIRTIKISSIKEEKVCRCNKTCQCTKKIEKKVIKKKKPKPKPKPKSKPIIKKKKTKKKILKLKPKKSIIKPKKIKKIVQKPKPKPKKVVKETKPLKPIKKENINEKIELPNKKIVKNEIKSSKKIDSHVKKANLNEKKDELEKIVIKIKKAIEENKKYPRIAKRLKKEGIVEVEFILCTDGKIKDLKIIKKASSILNKSAIKTIKKASIYFPKPYKNLKIVVPIEYKLTQI; from the coding sequence ATGAAAAAATCTTTTTTTATTTCTTTAATAATTCATACTATTTTATTTTCATCATTTATATTTTTAACTAATAATTTAACACCAAAAGAGAAAATAAGAACAATAAAAATCTCTTCAATAAAAGAAGAGAAAGTTTGTAGATGTAACAAAACTTGCCAATGCACTAAAAAAATAGAAAAAAAAGTTATTAAAAAGAAAAAACCAAAGCCTAAACCTAAACCAAAATCAAAACCAATTATTAAAAAAAAGAAAACCAAAAAGAAAATTTTAAAACTAAAGCCAAAGAAGTCGATTATTAAACCAAAAAAAATTAAAAAAATAGTGCAAAAACCGAAGCCAAAGCCAAAAAAAGTTGTAAAAGAAACAAAGCCATTAAAACCGATAAAAAAAGAAAATATTAATGAAAAAATAGAGTTGCCTAATAAAAAAATTGTAAAAAATGAGATAAAATCTTCTAAAAAAATAGACTCTCACGTGAAAAAAGCCAATTTAAATGAAAAAAAAGATGAACTTGAAAAAATAGTTATAAAAATAAAAAAGGCTATTGAAGAGAATAAAAAATATCCAAGAATTGCGAAAAGATTAAAAAAAGAGGGAATTGTAGAAGTTGAGTTTATATTGTGTACTGATGGCAAAATAAAAGATTTAAAGATTATAAAAAAAGCAAGTTCAATTTTAAATAAAAGTGCAATTAAAACTATAAAAAAAGCCTCTATCTATTTTCCAAAACCTTATAAAAATTTAAAAATAGTTGTTCCAATCGAGTATAAATTAACACAAATTTAA
- the groL gene encoding chaperonin GroEL (60 kDa chaperone family; promotes refolding of misfolded polypeptides especially under stressful conditions; forms two stacked rings of heptamers to form a barrel-shaped 14mer; ends can be capped by GroES; misfolded proteins enter the barrel where they are refolded when GroES binds): MAAKEIHFSDIARNELFEGVKKLADAVKVTMGPRGRNVLIQKSFGAPSITKDGVSVAKEIELPSTVENMGAQLVKEVASKTADEAGDGTTTATVLAYSIFKEGLRNITAGANPIEVKRGMDKATEAIVEELKKISKEVKDKKEIAQVATISANNDPKIGDLIAEAMDKVGKDGVITVEEGKSLHDELDVVEGMQFDRGYLSPYFVTDTESMEAILENAYILLYDKKISAMKDLLPLLEKVVQTGNKPLLIIAEDIEGEALATLVVNKLRGTLNVCAVKAPGFGDRRKAMLQDIAILTGGQVISEELGRTLEGATLEDLGQADRVVVDKENTTIVGGKGSKEAVEARIKEIKAQIEVTTSEYDKEKLQERLAKLSGGVAVIKVGAATETEMKEKKDRVDDALSATKAAVEEGIVIGGGTALIRAAKKVDLNLEGDEKIGAEIILRAIKAPLKQIAENAGYDAGVVANNVENADNENIGFNAANGEYVDMFEAGIVDPAKVERVALQNAVSVASLLLTTEATVSEIKEEKPAAPAMPDMGGMGGGMGF, translated from the coding sequence ATGGCAGCGAAAGAGATTCATTTTAGTGATATTGCAAGAAACGAACTATTTGAAGGTGTTAAAAAGCTTGCAGATGCAGTTAAAGTTACAATGGGACCAAGAGGTAGAAATGTTTTGATCCAAAAAAGCTTCGGTGCACCAAGCATAACAAAAGATGGTGTATCTGTTGCAAAAGAGATTGAACTTCCAAGTACAGTTGAAAATATGGGAGCACAACTTGTAAAAGAGGTAGCAAGTAAAACTGCAGATGAAGCTGGTGATGGTACAACTACAGCAACAGTTTTAGCTTATAGTATTTTTAAAGAGGGACTTAGAAATATAACTGCAGGAGCTAATCCTATCGAAGTTAAAAGAGGTATGGATAAAGCTACTGAAGCTATTGTAGAAGAGCTTAAAAAAATCTCTAAAGAGGTAAAAGATAAAAAAGAGATAGCTCAAGTTGCAACAATATCTGCAAATAATGATCCAAAAATTGGTGATTTAATAGCTGAAGCTATGGATAAAGTTGGAAAAGATGGAGTAATTACTGTTGAAGAAGGTAAATCTTTACATGATGAGCTTGATGTTGTAGAAGGTATGCAATTTGATAGAGGTTATTTAAGCCCATACTTTGTAACTGATACTGAAAGTATGGAAGCTATACTTGAAAATGCATACATTTTATTATATGACAAAAAAATCAGCGCAATGAAAGATTTGCTTCCATTACTTGAAAAAGTTGTACAAACTGGAAATAAACCACTTTTAATCATTGCTGAAGATATTGAAGGTGAAGCTCTTGCTACTTTAGTTGTTAACAAACTAAGAGGAACACTAAATGTATGTGCTGTTAAGGCTCCTGGATTTGGTGATAGAAGAAAAGCAATGCTTCAAGATATAGCAATTTTAACAGGTGGTCAAGTAATCTCTGAAGAGCTTGGTAGAACTTTAGAAGGAGCAACTTTAGAAGATCTTGGACAAGCTGATAGAGTTGTAGTTGATAAAGAAAATACTACAATTGTAGGTGGTAAAGGCTCAAAAGAGGCAGTTGAAGCAAGAATTAAAGAGATAAAAGCTCAAATTGAAGTAACAACAAGTGAATATGATAAAGAAAAACTACAAGAAAGACTTGCAAAATTAAGTGGCGGTGTTGCAGTTATAAAAGTAGGTGCTGCAACTGAAACTGAGATGAAAGAGAAAAAAGATAGAGTTGATGACGCTCTTAGCGCAACAAAAGCTGCAGTTGAAGAAGGAATCGTTATAGGTGGTGGTACAGCACTTATTAGAGCAGCTAAAAAAGTTGATTTAAACCTTGAAGGTGATGAAAAAATTGGTGCTGAAATAATCTTAAGAGCTATTAAAGCTCCATTAAAACAGATTGCTGAAAATGCTGGTTATGATGCTGGTGTTGTTGCAAATAATGTAGAAAATGCTGACAATGAAAATATTGGATTTAATGCTGCAAATGGTGAATATGTAGATATGTTTGAAGCTGGAATTGTTGACCCTGCAAAAGTTGAAAGAGTAGCTCTTCAAAATGCTGTATCTGTTGCAAGCTTGCTTCTAACTACTGAAGCAACAGTTAGTGAAATAAAAGAGGAAAAGCCAGCAGCTCCTGCAATGCCTGACATGGGTGGAATGGGAGGAGGAATGGGCTTCTAA
- a CDS encoding nitrous oxide reductase accessory protein NosL, whose amino-acid sequence MKKILKVLLPILLIFSFAISLNAAKFSKMGHNPELIQEGKEKPWCHVCGMSLKMFYKTSHAVILKDGTKRQYCSIRCLVADWPNIKDKVKEILVVDAKSEKLIPAKKAYYVVGSKVKGTMSRVSKIAFAKKEDAESFQKKYGGKIVDFDTAFKIAKENLKKDMAMLQKKKQKMMYPKGKMIYKKMCKKDIDKSKFHSIGELKTYIVKSKVCGNVKGKKLQALALYIWEVKGNESMESKLHIDVPKDAKCPVCGMYVYKYPRWAAEIILKDGKKLYFDGAKDLFKFLLHPSKYGYKNIKIKNILVNDYYHQVAIPAKKAYYVIGSDVKGPMGEELIPFRYKKDAKTFKKDHRGKNILKFEDINDEVLKELE is encoded by the coding sequence ATGAAAAAGATATTAAAAGTTTTATTACCTATTTTATTAATATTTAGTTTTGCTATCTCTTTAAATGCAGCAAAATTTTCTAAAATGGGTCATAATCCGGAACTTATTCAAGAAGGTAAAGAGAAGCCTTGGTGTCATGTTTGCGGTATGAGTTTAAAAATGTTTTATAAAACAAGTCATGCAGTTATATTAAAAGATGGTACAAAAAGGCAGTACTGCTCTATTAGATGTTTAGTGGCTGATTGGCCAAATATAAAAGATAAAGTAAAAGAGATTTTAGTTGTTGATGCAAAAAGTGAGAAATTAATTCCTGCAAAAAAAGCTTATTATGTTGTAGGAAGCAAAGTTAAAGGAACAATGAGTAGAGTTAGTAAAATCGCTTTTGCAAAAAAAGAGGATGCTGAATCTTTTCAAAAAAAATATGGTGGAAAGATAGTAGATTTTGACACTGCATTTAAAATTGCAAAAGAGAATTTAAAAAAAGATATGGCTATGCTTCAAAAAAAGAAGCAAAAAATGATGTATCCAAAAGGAAAAATGATTTATAAAAAAATGTGTAAAAAGGATATTGATAAATCAAAATTTCATTCAATTGGCGAGCTTAAAACTTATATTGTAAAAAGTAAAGTTTGTGGAAATGTAAAAGGCAAAAAACTTCAAGCTTTGGCTCTTTATATTTGGGAAGTCAAAGGAAATGAATCAATGGAATCAAAACTGCATATTGATGTACCAAAAGATGCAAAATGTCCAGTATGTGGTATGTATGTGTATAAATATCCAAGATGGGCTGCTGAGATTATTTTAAAAGATGGGAAAAAGCTATATTTTGATGGTGCAAAAGATTTGTTTAAATTTTTGCTTCATCCATCAAAATATGGATATAAAAATATAAAAATTAAAAATATTTTAGTAAATGATTATTACCATCAAGTTGCAATACCTGCAAAAAAAGCTTATTATGTAATAGGAAGCGATGTTAAAGGGCCTATGGGAGAAGAGTTGATTCCATTTAGATATAAAAAAGATGCTAAAACTTTCAAAAAAGATCATAGGGGCAAAAATATATTAAAATTTGAAGATATAAATGATGAGGTTTTAAAAGAGCTTGAATAG